The following are from one region of the Hyla sarda isolate aHylSar1 chromosome 6, aHylSar1.hap1, whole genome shotgun sequence genome:
- the PRG4 gene encoding proteoglycan 4 isoform X3, with the protein MKIYSAPLILFFIISVPSVSSQSEGTCVGRCGQGYVRSDPCHCDYNCMSYLECCTDYKKVCTTEGSCKGRCHEGFIRGQACDCDPTCERFGRCCSDYKEHCVKPTEPPQTPPPSRDRTDPDERDKPLKPTKKPKDRIPEDIPEEPTPDDKDKNPKKPKGTGDDPDDPNSPPKAPNQRDPDDGNKPRKPKGKDGDDPDGTGKPPKRPNPKDKKKPKETSSLEIEENIEERSDANNANREDSRSLSNQRSTRKRSPARKKPKRLGDDTDDPDDDGRPRKPKSPKEKEGVDPDNRGKPPKNDAPEDPSPSDKGKKKPNPNSPNRKKDRPTDEDDEPSKPGKGKNPKRKPNTKAISKIKKKVDSEEERQETVESEFQSSSQSSSSHSRSKSTSRRLTGKNKKNLLDKKKKFPEDPPEDPLMPPKKRKDKDSPLTPEPTFPDEGSGDNGSGMDFLPTTTPTRTLMVNSTTAASPTTAETNSTKETINATTSPTGNPDVTSDKAKPTTASILPTKEEPEKTTNVMKASTQSPTTEDITTAKSTSTDTPQSKDTKHTTAMNEMEASDIVTHSTVAGNINDVTTIPSQDEGSKINTRTSATSPPILTKIATTETIDGKYGIESTSNTDILLNDETHDEINKETSPYPISKDITAESTARTSTIVESSTESIRATPEDSRTLEPRVVSLEATSSLTENLVTLPTIHSTEENKSSPPPAHSTVTTDLCPTCTDPCPTCTESKNSIIPTENNANKMLSTLVPTEPSQDSKTEIDKNTPRDEKTIPPDTMDTIETFPTGKPTVQSTAGTTAESLRKSETSSEQSRLTSEAMHLPTEKKILSTFETLKEKQTPFDITSMQTTPKQSTGQTIGTDIKSIGPTVAKTSSSMHSTEDTRESRLTSETSASTTIENKPLTEDVTSQVGTLFTTTMKVIESTTDRTAILTSINNVDSITEKTIQFSSPAMVTEDEKSTAQIHSTPLPKDFITQETPKEEAINIEETSTHSPDITVSIDVTVSPDAKPTESIYKTTYLQEGTPSIGTTSTEKLPTQDKSPVPTSVEIGEALKSTADQPTPTITTETLSEAADVQFTEKPTTSMPSTVEEDQLSTVETNKSPSVERSDPTSEDNRVTSNTEQINTMQTTDSTKQPNTDDVNSTLLPSKTTAIESASTAENIEIEKGTTATSSDPTDAAKDNTITSNAEQTITLPTTDITRQQDTEDSQSTSPTIETSAIELAMTSENMEKGTTTPSSDPTDTSKDNTIISNTAQTITLQTTDVTKPQGTDDILTTLIPTKITTIELASTAENLETGTTATSSNPTDTSTDNIITSNTAQAIILSTTEITKPQSTNYIHSTVPDSDTTAIESATTAENTETGITTSNDPTVTSKDNIITSNTAQAITLPTTDTTRQQVTKDIQSTSPAIETTAKELAMTSENMEVEKGTTTPSSDPTDTSRDNTITSNTEQTITMPTTDVTKPQGTDDILTTTIQTKITTAELATSDVNIEKGTTATSSDPTDTSKSNTAETSTSQTTDITIPQNTDDYQTTLPPSKTTANELATTVKNIELREGSTTTSSDPTDTSKDNIIRSNTAQTTTDVTKPQSTDDIQSTLLPTKITTIELATTDENIGKGTTTSSDPTDTSKDNIITSNTEQTILQTTDITKPQGTDNILTTLLPSKITTIELASTAENIEEKGSTATSSDLTDTSKDNTVTSNTEQTMTLQTTDGTKPQSTDDIQSTIIPIKITTIELVSTAENMEEGKGSTATSSDPTDTSRDNTITSNTAQTVTLPATDITKQQENDIQSTVPDSKTAAIESATTAENIEEKGSTAISSDPTDTSKDNTVTSNTEQTITLATTDVTKPQGTDDILTTLLPTKITTKELVTTAENIEKGSTEISSDPTDTSKDDRVTSNTEQTITLPTTDITKPQTTDDIQSTIIPTRITTIELVSTDENTEGKGTTTPSDSTDTSKDDTITSNTAQTITLPATDITKQQDNDIQSTVPDSKTAAIESATTAENIETGIATTSSDPTDTSKDDTITSNTEQTITLPATDITKQQDNDIQSTVPDSKTAAIESATTAENIETGIATTSSDPTDTSKDDTITSNTAQTITLPATDITKQQDNEIQSTVPDSKTADLESATTAENIETGIATTSSDPTDTSKDNIITSNTEQTITLPTTDIAKSQSTDDIQTTIIPTKITTIELVSTAENMEGKGSTAISSDPTDTSNAQQTITLQTTDITKPQGTDDIQSTLLPTKITSLELASTAENSETGTTAISSDPTDTSTDDIITSNTAQAITLPTTDITIPQSTDDRSDSDTTAIESATTDENTETGTATSSDPTDTSKDNIITSNTAQAITMPTTDITKPQSTDDIQSTLITTKITTVELASTAENIEEKVTTATSSDPTDTFKDNTVTSNAEQTITLQTTDITKPQNADDIQSTLLPTKITSIELATTEENMEVKKGTTTSSDSSPHSSSSEQALTPTTATINTKDIYSTISDTEVSVLETKTTNEIQTEGIDDTSQMPDQTPHVTMELESIASTTMQSLLVSDATEHPHGSSMHPTSLPNDIQTDILSTVSKPESDSHTVSPTGDTDYDTSKDPNEKQTINVQTIKDPTIIPLTGITDSLFHFATSDKPTPSDAPESQTTDVSPTDSLFKETNTEPLEETFSSVTAVDRVTSSVVSRETVDVSSVETSMSTVTPTEDQTSTSTDSTQSSTTLAPTETDTSSMFSSSSLDNPTPSVAGTLHTTQGPHTLGQVSKEQSESTSTDISDQPLSNVPTVSGSTGETARTINPTLSIGSSEEPMITPVGPSTVAVGTEELPLSKEQMSTITEAPMLLSTQDTQETSPVSRMSLSETSNHPFVSKENTLKYGLVTGETTADQLQTSISTIVAEEAIVTTEGADGFTTMLDRDSTADQSDSVTRNAEVSISDKTNPMTTQLSNQGEIAIDSTYTIVDMAKSTIAPTKNDTPLSTSFKLLDKLYATGGTADPSSDKPLSNMGTTISQGLHTHSTLPHTTSEIQDYEESSIGRQDLDGSTAQNVPINTASIIETIVTNTKHTSEIDTSTTYLNLHKPSFNFTVSTLKTPQDQSTTDSSGKSPTTVSQETTNSPSYSTNPVDPTKQSLPITDNATTQKSEQAQTKEITTQKEITVITETTTRISDQTTLPKITTKGPSAEAKEKITTEQPVYQTTQIPEEEPEFTTMRPRKPRPTPTKRVAIKTTTKPTGKDDIETSTKTARPTKTPKPRGYTTSRPMEPEDMEDTKTNKPTTNPYHVCDLLKDEAIKLRISDYDLKNIIQICTEMQQQYPLVSTPSPDVKQPNADDRNIPTSIPYVIPNGNPQPGARIIQIVEEINRRMNGYPMPNITGVHTYTIHRPSKWQLLFNTIKSANDPQKNLCIGQPADGMTTLQNGSMVVFRGQYFWMLNQGGVIESPRKITEVWGIPSPIDTVFTRCNCGGKTFFFKGPRYWRFTNDVVDPGYPKEIIKGFGGLSGKVTAVLPVAGFRTRPESVYFFKPSGTVQKYTFRQEQTKRCTKKKRPSVEYPVYTQRVQTVRYRYPRAIMRHRIQIHRTFSTVQQPLGLLHQETTVRQTWRGVPNNIVSAVSLPNYQKPDGFDYYVFTKDKYYNINMSSKVAVKQPPGAEQTTTKDWYKCKE; encoded by the exons atgatGCTCCCGAGGACCCATCACCTTCAGACAAAGGGAAAAAGAAGCCGAATCCCAACAGTCCAAATAGGAAAAAGGACAGGCCTACAGATGAAGATGATG AACCTTCAAAACCTGGGAAAGGAAAGAACCCTAAAAGGAAGCCAAATACAAAAgcaatttcaaaaataaaaaagaaggttGACTCTGAGGAAGAAAGACAAG AAACTGTAGAGAGTGAGTTCCAAAGTTCTTCCCAGTCATCATCCTCACATTCCAGAAGTAAATCCACTTCCAGAAGGTTAACAGGCAAAAATAAGAAAAACcttttagacaaaaaaaagaagtTCCCCG AAGATCCTCCAGAAGATCCATTGATGCCtccaaagaaaagaaaagacaaagaTTCACCTTTAACCCCTGAACCCACATTTCCAGATGAAGGCTCTGGAGACAACGGCAGCGGAATGGACTTTTTACCAACAACGACACCAACGAGGACTTTGATGGTCAACTCAACAACTGCAGCATCACCGACTACAGCAGAAACAAATTCGACTAAAGAGACAATAAATGCAACAACGTCACCAACAGGAAACCCTGATGTAACCTCAGACAAGGCAAAGCCTACTACAGCCAGTATTCTGCCAACTAAAGAAGAACCTGAGAAAACTACAAATGTGATGAAAGCCTCCACTCAAAGCCCAACAACAGAGGATATAACCACAGCAAAAAGCACATCAACAGATACGCCACAAAGTAAGGATACTAAACACACAACTGCAATGAATGAGATGGAAGCATCAGATATTGTAACACATAGTACAGTAGCTGGAAACATAAATGATGTAACCACAATTCCATCCCAAGATGAAGGATCCAAGATTAATACCAGAACCAGTGCTACAAGCCCACCGATTTTGACGAAGATTGCTACAACAGAAACAATTGATGGTAAATATGGTATAGAAAGCACATCAAATACAGACATTTTATTAAATGATGAGACGCATGATGAAATAAACAAGGAAACATCACCATATCCTATAAGTAAAGACATAACTGCAGAATCAACAGCAAGAACTTCCACAATTGTTGAAAGCAGTACAGAATCTATAAGAGCAACACCAGAAGATAGTAGAACATTAGAACCAAGAGTGGTCAGTCTAGAGGCCACATCATCGCTGACAGAAAATTTAGTAACATTGCCGACAATACATTCTACTGAAGAAAATAAATCATCCCCTCCACCAGCTCATTCTACTGTTACAACAGATCTCTGCCCAACATGCACCGATCCCTGCCCAACATGCACAGAATCAAAGAACAGCATAATTCCTACAGAAAACAATGCAAATAAAATGTTAAGCACATTGGTACCAACAGAGCCAAGTCAAGACTCAAAAACTGAAATAGACAAAAATACCCCTAGGGATGAAAAGACAATCCCGCCAGACACAATGGATACCATAGAAACATTTCCAACTGGGAAACCAACCGTACAATCCACAGCTGGGACAACAGCTGAAAGCCTCAGAAAGTCCGAAACAAGCTCAGAGCAATCTAGATTGACATCTGAGGCGATGCACCTACCAACAGAGAAGAAAATACTTTCAACATTTGAGACGTTAAAggaaaaacaaacaccatttgaTATAACATCCATGCAAACCACACCAAAACAAAGTACAGGTCAAACTATAGGAACAGATATTAAAAGCATAGGTCCAACAGTGGCTAAAACAAGCTCGAGCATGCATAGCACCGAAGATACAAGAGAGAGTAGGTTAACAAGTGAAACATCTGCAAGCACGACAATAGAAAATAAACCTTTGACAGAAGATGTTACAAGTCAAGTAGGAACTCTTTTCACCACCACCATGAAAGTGATAGAGTCTACTACAGACAGGACTGCCATTTTAACCAGTATAAATAATGTAGATTCTATTACTGAAAAGACAATACAATTTAGTTCCCCAGCAATGGTCACTGAAGATGAAAAGAGCACAGCTCAGATACACAGCACTCCACTTCCAAAGGACTTTATTACACAAGAAACACCAAAGGAAGAAGCTATAAACATAGAAGAAACTAGTACACATTCCCCAGACATCACCGTGTCTATAGATGTCACCGTTTCACCAGATGCAAAACCTACAGAGTCCATATATAAGACCACATATCTACAAGAAGGGACTCCATCAATTGGCACAACAAGCACAGAAAAGTTACCCACACAAGATAAATCACCTGTTCCTACGAGTGTAGAAATAGGGGAAGCTTTAAAGTCAACAGCAGACCAACCAACACCCACCATAACAACAGAGACTTTGTCTGAAGCTGCAGATGTACAATTTACTGAAAAGCCAACAACTTCTATGCCCTCAACTGTAGAAGAAGATCAGCTGTCAACAGTGGAGACCAATAAGTCTCCTTCAGTAGAGAGAAGTGATCCCACATCAGAGGACAATAGAGTAACATCTAACACAGAACAAATAAATACAATGCAGACCACAGATTCCACTAAACAACCAAACACTGATGATGTAAATTCAACTTTGCTGCCTAGTAAAACAACTGCTATTGAATCAGCTTCAACTGCTGAAAATATAGAAATAGAAAAAGGCACCACAGCAACATCAAGTGATCCTACAGATGCAGCTAAAGACAATACAATAACATCTAATGCAGAACAAACAATTACATTGCCAACCACAGACATCACTAGACAACAAGACACCGAAGACAGCCAGTCAACTTCACCTACCATTGAAACATCTGCAATAGAATTAGCAATGACTTCTGAAAATATGGAAAAAGGCACCACAACACCATCAAGTGATCCTACAGATACATCTAAAGACAATACAATAATATCTAATACAGCGCAAACAATTACATTACAGACCACAGATGTTACTAAACCACAAGGCACAGATGATATACTGACAACTTTAATCCCCACTAAAATAACTACAATAGAATTAGCGTCAACTGCTGAAAATTTAGAAACAGGCACCACAGCAACATCAAGCAATCCTACAGATACATCTACAGACAATATAATAACATCTAACACAGCACAAGCAATTATATTGTCAACCACAGAGATCACTAAACCACAAAGCACAAATTATATACACTCGACTGTACCAGACAGTGATACAACTGCAATTGAATCAGCGACAACTGCTGAAAATACAGAAACAGGCATCACAACATCAAATGATCCTACAGTTACATCAAAAGACAATATAATAACATCTAATACAGCACAAGCAATAACATTGCCAACCACAGACACCACTAGACAACAAGTCACCAAAGACATCCAGTCAACTTCACCTGCCATTGAAACAACTGCAAAAGAATTAGCAATGACTTCTGAAAATATGGAAGTAGAAAAAGGCACCACAACACCATCAAGCGATCCTACAGATACATCTAGAGACAATACAATAACGTCTAATACAGAGCAAACAATAACAATGCCAACTACAGATGTCACTAAACCACAAGGCACAGATGATATACTGACAACTACAATCCAAACTAAAATAACTACAGCAGAATTAGCCACATCTGATGTAAATATAGAAAAAGGCACCACAGCAACATCGAGTGACCCTACAGATACATCAAAATCTAACACAGCAGAAACAAGTACATCACAAACCACAGACATCACTATACCACAAAACACTGATGACTACCAGACAACTTTGCCCCCTAGTAAAACAACTGCAAATGAATTAGCTACAACTGTGAAAAATATAGAATTAAGAGAAGGTAGCACAACAACATCAAGTGATCCTACGGATACATCTAAAGACAATATAATAAGATCTAATACAGCACAAACAACCACAGATGTCACTAAACCACAAAGCACTGATGATATACAGTCAACTTTACTCCCCACTAAAATAACTACAATAGAATTAGCAACAACTGATGAAAATATAGGAAAAGGCACCACAACATCAAGTGATCCCACAGATACATCTAAAGACAATATAATAACATCTAATACAGAACAAACAATATTACAGACCACAGACATCACTAAACCACAAGGCACAGATAATATACTGACAACTTTACTCCCCAGTAAAATAACTACAATAGAATTAGCGTCAACTGCTGAAAATATAGAAGAAAAAGGCAGCACAGCAACATCAAGTGATCTTACAGATACATCTAAAGACAATACAGTAACATCTAATACAGAGCAAACAATGACATTACAGACCACAGATGGCACTAAACCACAAAGCACAGATGATATACAGTCAACTATAATTCCCATTAAAATAACTACAATAGAATTAGTGTCAACTGCTGAAAACATGGAAGAAGGAAAAGGTAGCACAGCAACATCAAGTGATCCTACAGATACATCCAGAGACAACACAATAACATCTAATACAGCACAAACAGTTACATTGCCAGCCACAGACATCACTAAACAACAAGAAAACGATATACAATCAACTGTACCAGACAGTAAAACAGCTGCCATAGAATCAGCGACAACCGCTGAAAATATAGAAGAAAAAGGCAGCACAGCAATATCAAGTGATCCTACAGATACATCAAAAGACAATACAGTAACATCTAATACAGAGCAAACAATTACATTGGCAACTACAGATGTCACTAAACCACAAGGCACAGATGATATACTGACAACTTTACTCCCCACTAAAATAACTACAAAAGAATTAGTGACAACTGCTGAAAATATAGAAAAAGGCAGCACAGAAATATCAAGTGATCCTACAGATACATCTAAAGATGATAGAGTGACATCTAATACAGAGCAAACAATTACATTGCCAACTACAGACATCACTAAACCACAAACCACAGATGATATACAGTCAACTATAATTCCCACTAGAATAACTACAATAGAATTAGTGTCAACTGATGAAAATACAGAAGGAAAAGGGACCACAACACCAAGTGATTCTACAGATACATCCAAAGACGACACAATAACATCTAATACAGCACAAACAATTACATTGCCAGCCACAGACATCACTAAACAACAAGACAATGATATACAGTCAACTGTACCAGACAGTAAAACAGCTGCCATAGAATCAGCGACAACTGCTGAAAATATAGAAACAGGCATCGCAACAACATCAAGTGATCCTACAGATACATCCAAAGACGACACAATAACATCTAATACAGAGCAAACAATTACATTGCCAGCCACAGACATCACTAAACAACAAGACAATGATATACAGTCAACTGTACCAGACAGTAAAACAGCTGCCATAGAATCAGCGACAACTGCTGAAAATATAGAAACAGGCATCGCAACAACATCAAGTGATCCTACAGATACATCCAAAGACGACACAATAACATCTAATACAGCACAAACAATTACATTGCCAGCCACAGACATCACTAAACAACAAGACAATGAAATACAGTCAACTGTACCAGACAGTAAAACAGCTGACTTAGAATCAGCGACAACTGCTGAAAATATAGAAACAGGCATCGCAACAACATCAAGTGATCCTACAGATACATCAAAAGACAATATAATAACATCTAATACAGAGCAAACAATTACATTGCCAACTACAGACATAGCTAAATCACAAAGCACAGATGATATACAGACAACTATAATCCCCACTAAAATAACTACAATAGAATTAGTTTCAACTGCTGaaaacatggaaggaaaaggtagcACAGCAATATCAAGTGATCCTACAGATACATCTAATGCACAACAAACAATTACATTACAGACCACAGACATCACTAAACCCCAAGGCACAGATGATATACAGTCAACTTTACTCCCAACTAAAATAACTTCATTAGAATTAGCATCAACTGCTGAAAATTCAGAAACAGGCACCACGGCAATATCAAGTGATCCCACAGATACATCTACAGACGATATAATAACATCTAACACAGCGCAAGCAATTACATTGCCAACCACAGACATCACTATACCACAAAGCACAGATGATAGATCAGACAGTGATACAACTGCAATAGAATCAGCGACAACTGATGAAAATACAGAAACAGGCACCGCAACATCAAGTGATCCTACAGATACATCAAAAGACAATATAATAACATCTAACACAGCACAAGCAATAACAATGCCAACCACAGACATCACTAAACCACAAAGCACAGATGATATACAGTCAACTCTAATTACAACTAAAATAACTACAGTAGAATTAGCATCAACTGCTGAAAATATAGAAGAAAAAGTCACCACAGCAACATCAAGTGATCCTACAGATACATTTAAAGACAATACAGTAACATCTAATGCAGAACAAACAATTACTTTACAGACCACAGATATCACTAAACCACAAAACGCAGATGATATACAGTCAACTTTGCTCCCCACAAAAATAACCTCAATAGAATTAGCCACAACTGAGGAAAATATGGAAGTAAAGAAAGGCACGACAACATCAAGTGATAGTAGTCCTCATTCATCTTCTAGTGAGCAAGCACTAACTCCTACTACAGCTACAATAAACACTAAAGATATTTATAGCACAATATCTGACACAGAAGTTTCTGTTTTAGAAACCAAAACGACAAATGAAATACAGACAGAAGGAATAGATGACACCTCCCAAATGCCAGATCAAACCCCACATGTTACAATGGAGCTGGAAAGCATAGCCAGCACCACCATGCAATCCCTGTTGGTGTCAGATGCTACAGAGCACCCTCATGGTAGCTCTATGCACCCTACTTCCTTGCCCAATGACATACAGACAGATATTTTATCAACAGTGTCTAAACCAGAATCCGATAGTCATACAGTATCACCTACCGGTGACACGGATTATGATACTTCAAAAGATCCCAATGAGAAACAAACAATAAATGTACAAACTATAAAAGACCCAACAATTATACCCTTAACAGGAATTACAGATAGTCTATTTCATTTTGCTACATCAGACAAACCAACACCATCGGATGCCCCAGAATCCCAAACGACAGATGTGTCACCTACAGATTCATTGTTTAAAGAAACAAATACTGAACCTCTAGAAGAAACATTTTCTAGTGTAACAGCAGTTGATAGAGTCACAtctagtgtagtgtccagagaaaCAGTAGACGTCTCTTCTGTAGAGACATCAATGTCCACGGTAACACCCACCGAAGACCAGACGAGTACATCTACTGACAGTACGCAATCTTCAACAACTTTAGCCCCTACAGAAACAGACACGAGTAGCATGTTCAGTTCTTCTTCACTTGATAATCCAACACCTTCAGTGGCTGGAACACTACACACGACACAAGGGCCACACACTCTGGGTCAGGTCAGTAAAGAGCAGTCTGAGAGTACATCTACAGATATCAGTGACCAGCCATTATCCAATGTCCCCACGGTTAGTGGATCAACGGGAGAGACAGCAAGGACTATTAATCCTACTTTATCCATTGGGTCCAGTGAGGAACCTATGATAACCCCTGTTGGACCTAGCACAGTAGCAGTAGGTACTGAAGAATTGCCATTAAGTAAAGAACAGATGTCAACAATTACTGAAGCTCCTATGTTGCTTAGCACCCAAGACACTCAAGAAACAAGCCCAGTTTCAAGAATGTCGTTGTCAGAAACAAGCAACCATCCATTTGTGTCAAAGGAAAATACTCTCAAGTATGGGTTGGTTACAGGGGAGACCACAGCAGACCAGCTGCAAACTAGCATCTCCACAATAGTTGCAGAAGAAGCCATTGTTACTACTGAGGGTGCTGATGGCTTTACTACCATGTTGGATAGAGATTCAACTGCTGACCAGTCAGATTCTGTGACCAGAAATGCAGAAGTTTCAATAAGTGATAAAACCAATCCTATGACAACACAGCTCAGCAACCAAGGAGAAATAGCTATTGACTCCACTTATACAATCGTAGACATGGCAAAATCCACCATAGCCCCAACCAAGAATGATACACCGCTTTCCACATCTTTTAAATTGTTAGACAAACTTTATGCAACTGGAGGAACTGCAGATCCTTCTAGTGACAAGCCTTTGTCTAATATGGGTACCACTATATCACAGGGTTTACATACACATTCAACGCTTCCTCATACCACAAGTGAAATACAAGACTATGAGGAAAGCAGTATAGGTAGGCAAGATTTAGATGGTAGTACTGCACAAAATGTGCCTATAAATACAGCCTCAATAATTGAGACTATTGTTACAAATACTAAGCACACAAGTGAAATAGATACAAGCACCACATATCTGAATTTACACAAACCTTCTTTTAATTTTACAGTGAGCACTTTGAAAACTCCTCAAGATCAAAGCACAACAGATTCTAGTGGTAAATCCCCTACAACAGTCTCACAGGAAACAACCAATTCCCCGTCCTATAGTACCAATCCAGTGGATCCAACAAAACAATCACTTCCGATCACTGATAACG CTACTACTCAGAAAAGTGAACAAGCACAAACAAAGGAAATTACAACCCAAAAGGAAATTACAGTCATAACAGAAACAACCACAAGGATTTCAGATCAGACTACTTTACCAAAAATCACCACTAAAGGGCCAAGTGCTGAAGCAAAGGAAAAAATAACAACTGAGCAACCTGTTTATCAGACAACACAAATACCTGAAGAGGAGCCTGAGTTTACTACAATGAGACCTAGAAAACCAAGACCAACTCCAACCAAAAGAGTTGCGATAAAGACAACAACTAAACCTACAGGTAAAGATGACATTGAGACCTCCACCAAGACTGCACGCCCAACAAAAACACCAAAGCCTAGAGGTTATACTACAAGCAGGCCAATGGAACCTGAAGACATGGAAGATACTAAAACCAACAAACCTACAACTAACCCATATCATGTTTGTGACTTGCTTAAAGATGAAGCAATCAAATTGAGAATATCAGATTACGACCTCAAAAATATCATCCAGATATGTACAGAGATGCAGCAACAATATCCACTTGTAAGTACACCCTCTCCAGACGTAAAGCAGCCTAATGCAGATGATAGGAACATTCCCACCAGCATCCCATATGTGATACCCAACGGGAATCCACAACCAGGAGCAAGAATTATTCAGATTGTGGAAGAAATAAATCGGAGGATGAATGGTTACCCAATGCCAAATATAACAGGAGTGCATACCTACACTATACATAGGCCATCAAAATGGCAACTGCTATTTAATACAATCAAAAGCGCAAATG ACCcacagaaaaatttgtgcattggGCAGCCAGCAGATGGGATGACTACTCTGCAGAATGGATCTATGGTGGTGTTTCGAG GTCAATACTTTTGGATGTTAAATCAAGGAGGTGTGATAGAAAGTCCGCGGAAAATTACTGAAGTATGGGGCATCCCATCGCCAATTGATACAGTATTTACTAGATGTAACTGTGGTGGCAAAACCTTCTTTTTTAAG GGTCCCCGTTATTGGCGTTTTACCAATGATGTTGTGGACCCAGGTTATCCAAAAGAAATCATTAAAGGGTTTGGTGGACTCAGTGGGAAGGTGACTGCTGTACTACCCGTTGCTGGATTTAGAACAAGACCAGAATCAGTCTATTTTTTCAAACCAA GTGGTACTGTTCAAAAATACACATTCCGTCAGGAACAAACCAAACGGTGCACAAAGAAGAAGCGCCCTAGTGTTGAATACCCCGTCTACACACAAAGAGTTCAGACAGTAAGGTATCGGTATCCACGTGCTATAATGAGACATCGGATCCAGATACATCGGACGTTTTCTACTGTCCAGCAGCCTCTAG GTCTACTCCATCAAGAGACTACAGTACGTCAAACCTGGAGAGGTGTTCCCAATAACATTGTGTCTGCTGTATCACTGCCAAATTATCAGAAGCCAGATGGTTTTGACTATTATGTCTTCACTAAAG ACAAATACTACAACATCAACATGTCAAGCAAAGTAGCAGTGAAGCAGCCACCTGGCGCTGAGCAGACAACTACAAAGGACTGGTACAAGTGTAAAGAATGA